The following are encoded in a window of Armatimonas rosea genomic DNA:
- a CDS encoding histidine kinase, producing the protein MNPETLDDFLKSTCVIVVFAYLLTRQRLEAIGWLGAIFGAVGLVELWLSRERSPYDTYTLIITFAALRFGVRVGAIAALIVGVGAPLFLHEQALMRTWLALGMSLGAGLVVRRTLPERRTSLACFLAITLAETGAILARSLLHRQSEILFSPSLAFLKIGANGLGALLLQMVFSDAQARQRAEELRVEVERGRTRLAEAQLAALQARVHPHFLFNALTSIAALCRLAPSQAEKAIILLGQLMRRALESSPRNLVPLGEELEAVSGYLELEALRLGTRLSIVRTLDPSCLGVLVPPFAVQTLVENAILHGISPDVEPAVLTLVVRAQKKRVLVSIGDTGVGMEPEVLLRARSRGQAKENEHPHGIPLASERLVLLWGRGARLRVFSRAGQGTWVVFGVPRGERQGEKGEVRQ; encoded by the coding sequence TGCCTATCTCTTGACACGGCAGCGGCTTGAGGCAATCGGCTGGCTCGGTGCGATCTTTGGTGCGGTGGGGCTGGTAGAGCTCTGGCTCTCCCGCGAGCGCTCGCCCTACGATACCTACACGCTGATCATCACCTTTGCCGCCCTGCGTTTTGGGGTGCGGGTGGGGGCGATTGCAGCGCTGATCGTCGGGGTGGGGGCACCACTCTTTCTTCATGAGCAGGCGCTGATGCGCACCTGGCTGGCGCTGGGAATGAGCCTGGGGGCGGGGCTAGTGGTGCGGCGTACTCTCCCCGAGCGCCGCACGAGCCTCGCGTGCTTTCTCGCCATCACCCTGGCGGAGACGGGGGCGATTCTGGCGCGAAGCCTGCTCCACCGCCAGAGTGAGATCTTGTTTTCACCGTCGCTGGCCTTCTTAAAGATTGGTGCCAATGGCTTGGGGGCCTTACTCCTCCAGATGGTCTTTAGCGATGCCCAGGCCCGTCAGCGGGCGGAGGAGCTTCGTGTCGAGGTGGAACGCGGACGAACCCGCTTGGCGGAGGCGCAGCTGGCCGCACTCCAGGCACGGGTGCACCCGCACTTTCTCTTCAATGCCCTCACGTCGATTGCCGCGCTCTGTCGGCTGGCACCGTCCCAGGCGGAGAAGGCCATTATTCTTCTGGGGCAGCTCATGCGCCGTGCCCTAGAGAGCTCACCACGCAACCTCGTCCCCCTCGGCGAAGAGCTGGAGGCGGTCTCGGGCTACTTAGAGCTGGAGGCGCTCCGACTGGGCACCCGTCTGAGCATCGTCCGTACCCTCGACCCAAGCTGTCTGGGGGTGCTGGTTCCTCCGTTTGCGGTGCAGACACTGGTCGAGAACGCAATCTTGCATGGGATCAGCCCCGATGTCGAGCCTGCCGTACTCACGCTTGTCGTCCGGGCACAAAAAAAACGCGTGCTGGTCTCGATTGGGGATACCGGAGTGGGGATGGAGCCCGAGGTCCTCCTGCGGGCACGGAGCAGGGGACAGGCGAAGGAGAACGAGCACCCACATGGGATCCCTCTGGCCAGTGAGCGTCTTGTTCTGCTCTGGGGACGGGGAGCGCGCCTGCGGGTCTTTTCCCGGGCGGGACAGGGGACCTGGGTTGTCTTTGGAGTCCCCCGAGGAGAGAGGCAGGGAGAGAAGGGGGAAGTGAGGCAATGA
- a CDS encoding LytR/AlgR family response regulator transcription factor, which yields MRALVVDDEPLARAYLRQLLEEQGVTVVAEAESATQALLLNEDLQPELLFLDIQMPGLTGLQLAAALRQTSPGVLLVFVTGYSEHAVTAFEHAALDYLVKPVAAARLAQTLARAQEQLSHVGHLEREDPPEAELPLTPLKRLPIRQDYSVLLPRVEDIRYALAQEKRVVVQTAEGEYRTYYTLSQLERLLPAELFLRIHDSCLVNLERVEELLYLGNHAYGVRLTGGQQLPVSRTRFSLLQKRLGITPR from the coding sequence ATGAGAGCACTCGTTGTCGATGACGAGCCGCTGGCACGTGCCTACCTCCGGCAGCTCCTGGAAGAGCAGGGGGTGACAGTCGTTGCGGAGGCCGAGAGCGCGACCCAGGCTCTCTTGCTCAACGAGGACCTCCAGCCCGAGCTTCTCTTCTTGGACATTCAGATGCCGGGCCTCACCGGGCTCCAGCTCGCCGCAGCGTTACGCCAGACCTCCCCAGGTGTCTTGCTGGTCTTTGTCACGGGCTACTCGGAGCACGCGGTGACCGCTTTTGAGCACGCTGCTCTGGACTACCTGGTCAAGCCCGTTGCTGCGGCGCGGCTCGCCCAGACCCTCGCCCGTGCCCAGGAGCAGCTCAGCCACGTCGGTCACCTAGAACGAGAGGATCCCCCGGAGGCGGAGCTTCCGCTGACACCCCTCAAGCGGCTCCCGATCCGTCAGGACTACTCGGTTCTCTTGCCCCGTGTGGAAGACATTCGCTATGCACTGGCCCAGGAGAAGCGTGTGGTGGTCCAGACGGCGGAGGGAGAGTACCGCACCTACTACACACTCAGTCAGCTAGAGCGTCTGCTCCCCGCTGAGCTATTTCTCCGTATCCATGATTCCTGTCTCGTGAACCTGGAGCGTGTCGAGGAGCTCCTCTACCTGGGGAACCATGCCTACGGGGTGCGGCTGACGGGGGGGCAGCAGCTCCCGGTTAGCCGCACGCGCTTCTCCCTACTCCAGAAGCGCCTAGGAATCACGCCACGCTAA
- a CDS encoding AfsR/SARP family transcriptional regulator, with translation MAMWRLFLLGGFRLERPGETITRLRTQKTVALLAWLALHPHREHGREELIERFWPESELEQGRASLRVALNALRKALEPPPTPADTVLITTRTHIKLRPEALTTDVAAVEAALKRKDLPEAQRLYTGPFLPGYYDEWILEEQARLEAALSAISPGPSPRALERSPSSLDRSSLARKRGIPDSPSSRDEGAIGEEGSRLSGREMADRNLPPTNLPLTLTRFFGREGERERLTTLLTDPTLRVVTLTGPGGTGKTRLAIETGRSLQERFVGGVWFVPLAETRDAGRLREGLRDALELPRTGAALDAIQERLGAQPTLVILDNLEQLVDDAALELPVLLAQLPFARFLVTSRIRLGLPGEHVFPIAALPLPPPTAALEQLASNAALALFCDRARAALPEFGLTARNASALATLCRQLEGVPLALELAASWAGQLTPRQMQERFTAALALEGRRLDREARHLSVRAALRWSLELLPNELAALFAELSVFRGGFTLPAAELVCEAAVTSFALGRLREHSLLLADLTGEVPRFSMLESVREFAAECLGESTPRLRRRHADWLLGIEQESTAETLAERENSEAALAFLEEESPDDALRLVAQSVRRWFHAGLLDSGIVLLERVLTHFPGDPPSLSMRLALSGLASLYFYKGHMPQARHYFERCAAVAELLGDQAALGEAQRNLGTLAVAEGDYAAAKTALGGALQSLVPPRPPLIEVLLRTNLGITHYALGELLEAREHFTAGVAASEGLPEVRWAVNSWHGLGAVATELGERAESERCHRQALALSQQTGEPLMLGDSLSLVATCCMESGAIAEAARFLLEAAEVLLPCHAHDMDRRLGDEAARLLLRNNQPEEAVPLLSFAQQLIDQHQIHLFEAAHRDREKVRQQLEACLAPARLLQLGEAGKALTRAEFFALLTATLQPLSVA, from the coding sequence ATGGCAATGTGGCGACTATTCCTGCTCGGTGGCTTTCGACTGGAGCGCCCCGGCGAGACCATCACACGGCTCCGCACGCAAAAGACAGTCGCGCTTCTGGCCTGGCTCGCGCTACATCCCCACCGCGAACACGGGCGTGAGGAGCTGATCGAGCGCTTCTGGCCCGAGAGCGAGCTAGAGCAGGGCCGCGCCAGCCTGCGGGTCGCGCTGAACGCCCTCCGCAAGGCCCTAGAGCCGCCGCCCACCCCCGCCGACACGGTGCTCATCACCACCCGCACCCACATCAAGCTCCGCCCCGAGGCCCTCACCACCGATGTCGCCGCTGTCGAGGCCGCCCTCAAGCGCAAGGACCTCCCCGAGGCGCAGCGCCTCTACACCGGCCCGTTTCTCCCGGGCTACTACGACGAGTGGATATTAGAGGAGCAGGCGCGGCTGGAGGCGGCCTTGAGTGCCATCTCTCCCGGGCCATCTCCCCGCGCCTTAGAGCGCTCCCCCTCTTCCCTGGATCGCTCGTCCCTCGCTAGGAAGAGGGGCATTCCAGACAGTCCCTCTTCCCGCGACGAAGGAGCAATAGGGGAAGAGGGAAGCCGTCTCAGCGGCAGGGAGATGGCCGACAGGAACCTGCCCCCGACCAACCTTCCGCTTACCCTTACCCGGTTCTTTGGGCGCGAGGGAGAGCGGGAGCGCCTGACCACGCTCCTCACCGACCCGACCTTGCGTGTGGTTACCCTCACCGGCCCGGGCGGGACCGGCAAGACACGCCTTGCGATCGAGACGGGGCGCAGCCTTCAGGAGCGCTTTGTCGGGGGGGTCTGGTTTGTCCCCCTGGCGGAGACACGGGATGCGGGGCGGCTACGCGAGGGCCTGCGCGATGCCTTGGAGCTTCCCCGCACGGGGGCCGCACTCGATGCTATCCAAGAGCGGCTCGGGGCGCAGCCGACACTTGTGATCCTGGACAACCTGGAGCAGCTGGTCGATGACGCCGCCTTGGAGCTTCCCGTGCTCCTAGCACAGCTCCCCTTTGCCCGGTTTCTGGTAACCTCCCGCATTCGCCTGGGACTGCCTGGTGAGCATGTCTTCCCCATCGCCGCCCTCCCGCTCCCCCCGCCCACCGCGGCACTGGAGCAGCTGGCGAGCAATGCAGCCCTTGCCCTCTTCTGTGACCGTGCCCGCGCCGCACTCCCGGAGTTTGGGCTGACCGCTCGCAATGCCTCGGCGCTGGCTACCCTCTGCCGCCAGCTGGAAGGAGTTCCTCTTGCCCTGGAGCTGGCGGCGAGCTGGGCGGGACAGCTCACGCCGCGGCAGATGCAGGAGCGCTTCACGGCGGCGCTGGCGCTGGAGGGCCGCCGCCTCGACCGCGAGGCACGCCACCTCTCGGTGCGCGCCGCCCTTCGCTGGAGCCTGGAGCTTCTCCCCAATGAGCTCGCGGCCCTCTTTGCCGAGCTCTCGGTCTTTCGAGGAGGATTTACGCTCCCCGCTGCGGAGCTTGTCTGCGAGGCGGCGGTGACCAGCTTTGCCCTCGGTCGCCTGCGGGAGCACTCCCTGCTCCTTGCGGACCTTACCGGCGAGGTCCCCCGTTTCTCGATGCTGGAGAGTGTCCGTGAGTTCGCCGCCGAGTGCCTGGGCGAGAGCACCCCACGGCTTCGTCGCCGCCACGCCGATTGGCTCCTAGGGATCGAGCAAGAGAGTACCGCCGAGACCCTCGCCGAGCGCGAGAATAGCGAGGCAGCCCTAGCCTTTCTCGAAGAAGAGAGCCCCGACGATGCCCTGCGCTTGGTGGCACAGAGTGTCCGGCGCTGGTTCCATGCAGGCCTGCTCGACTCAGGGATCGTCCTTCTGGAGCGGGTACTGACGCACTTCCCGGGCGATCCCCCCTCTCTCTCGATGCGGCTCGCTCTCTCCGGCCTGGCATCGCTCTACTTCTATAAAGGCCACATGCCCCAGGCGCGCCACTACTTCGAGCGCTGCGCCGCCGTCGCCGAGTTACTGGGAGACCAGGCCGCGCTGGGGGAGGCGCAGCGCAACCTGGGGACACTCGCTGTCGCGGAGGGGGACTATGCCGCCGCAAAGACAGCACTCGGAGGGGCGCTCCAGAGCCTCGTGCCTCCCCGTCCCCCTCTGATCGAGGTTCTGCTTCGCACCAACCTAGGGATCACCCACTACGCCCTGGGAGAGCTCCTGGAGGCACGAGAGCACTTTACTGCGGGAGTGGCAGCCAGTGAGGGCCTCCCGGAGGTGCGCTGGGCCGTCAATAGCTGGCATGGGCTCGGCGCGGTCGCAACCGAGCTGGGGGAGCGTGCCGAGTCGGAGCGCTGCCACCGACAGGCACTCGCCTTGAGCCAGCAGACAGGTGAGCCCCTCATGCTCGGCGATAGCCTCAGCCTTGTGGCGACCTGCTGCATGGAGTCCGGTGCGATTGCGGAGGCGGCCCGGTTTCTCTTGGAGGCGGCCGAGGTGCTCTTGCCCTGCCACGCCCACGATATGGACCGCCGGCTTGGGGACGAAGCCGCGCGCCTTCTTCTCCGCAACAACCAGCCCGAGGAGGCCGTCCCCCTCCTTAGTTTCGCACAGCAGCTTATCGACCAGCACCAGATCCATCTCTTCGAGGCTGCCCATCGGGATCGTGAGAAGGTCCGCCAGCAGCTAGAAGCGTGTCTTGCTCCTGCACGCCTCCTGCAGCTCGGGGAAGCGGGGAAGGCACTCACGCGAGCGGAGTTCTTTGCCCTACTCACAGCAACCCTGCAGCCTCTTAGCGTGGCGTGA
- a CDS encoding acyltransferase family protein: MRAYFPHLDGLRGLAALYVVLHHAFLLCAQTFPIRAKNNLTDSLLYGHLAVDVFIVLSGFCLALPEKARPAREFYLKRAKRILPAYFAVLVASVAHTLFWNGGPLDLRALVLHGLLLQDVFPETIVAFNQPLWSVAVEWKIYFLFPVLLWLLDKPRATALVLVATTVIGYGLTRALMLSGKSLAELEHTCPWYVLLFGMGVCAGWLTSRWDGENKRLMVVVLALLSGVFLVGLLFIFPMEHAEADLARAFPIIDPVMGALTAACLALWHHKPPKLLTLRPVVFCGTIAYSVYLIHFPVLEMLAKKVVKPLLPAASQELQALALVGLGLPLVLGAAWVSWRLLERPFLGKRQPSSVSETI; encoded by the coding sequence GTGAGAGCTTACTTTCCCCACCTCGATGGCCTGCGCGGGCTCGCCGCACTCTATGTCGTGCTGCACCACGCCTTTCTCCTGTGCGCGCAGACCTTCCCTATCCGTGCTAAGAACAACCTGACCGATAGCCTACTCTACGGGCATCTGGCGGTCGATGTCTTTATCGTACTCTCGGGGTTCTGCCTGGCGCTCCCGGAAAAAGCCCGTCCCGCCCGTGAGTTCTATCTCAAGCGTGCCAAGCGCATCCTCCCCGCCTACTTTGCCGTCTTGGTGGCGTCGGTGGCGCACACGCTCTTCTGGAACGGAGGGCCGCTGGATCTGCGCGCGCTCGTGCTCCATGGGCTGCTCCTGCAAGATGTCTTCCCCGAGACCATTGTCGCCTTCAACCAGCCGCTCTGGAGCGTCGCGGTGGAGTGGAAGATCTACTTTCTCTTTCCTGTGCTTCTCTGGCTCCTTGACAAGCCACGTGCCACGGCGCTGGTGCTGGTCGCCACCACGGTTATTGGCTACGGCCTGACACGTGCCTTGATGCTCTCGGGGAAGAGCCTCGCGGAGCTGGAGCACACCTGCCCCTGGTATGTCCTTCTCTTTGGGATGGGAGTCTGCGCGGGCTGGCTCACCTCGCGCTGGGACGGTGAAAACAAGCGGCTTATGGTCGTGGTGCTCGCGCTGCTCTCCGGGGTCTTCCTAGTGGGTCTACTCTTTATCTTCCCGATGGAGCACGCGGAGGCCGATCTCGCCCGCGCCTTTCCGATAATCGACCCCGTGATGGGTGCCTTGACCGCGGCGTGTCTGGCGCTCTGGCACCACAAGCCGCCTAAACTGCTGACCCTGCGCCCGGTGGTGTTCTGTGGGACGATCGCCTACTCGGTCTATCTGATCCACTTCCCGGTTCTGGAGATGCTCGCCAAGAAAGTGGTCAAGCCGCTCCTGCCTGCCGCGTCGCAGGAGCTCCAAGCGCTTGCCCTTGTCGGGCTGGGCCTACCGTTGGTTCTCGGAGCGGCTTGGGTCTCGTGGCGGCTCCTGGAGCGGCCGTTTCTTGGCAAGCGTCAGCCTTCGTCGGTGTCGGAGACGATATAG
- a CDS encoding prephenate dehydrogenase yields MFQKIAIVGVGLLGGSIGLAARERKLAKEVVGVETNPHTRAEATTRRAVEKCTDMLGIGIAGADLIVLACPVNAILTELARLAPSLSEKAVVTDVGSVKGAITTAGRVLNGAFVPGHPMAGGERGGMEFARADLFEGASWALTPDSSTRPEAVERVKKLVEGLGAKAVTMTPEEHDTTVAATSHLPHLIAYALSATVGESPKLEGASLKDALRVASSDPELWREICLMNRKPLGDALDRCIGELDAMLKALDAGDAAALEALLRKGWRS; encoded by the coding sequence ATGTTTCAGAAAATTGCTATTGTCGGAGTAGGGCTGCTCGGCGGCTCGATTGGGCTGGCGGCGCGGGAGCGCAAGCTAGCCAAAGAGGTTGTAGGGGTCGAGACCAACCCCCACACACGTGCGGAAGCGACGACGCGCCGGGCGGTGGAGAAGTGCACCGACATGTTGGGAATCGGGATCGCGGGGGCGGACTTGATTGTCTTGGCCTGCCCGGTCAATGCCATCCTCACCGAGCTGGCGCGCCTGGCTCCCTCTCTCTCCGAGAAGGCAGTCGTGACCGATGTGGGCTCCGTGAAAGGGGCGATCACCACCGCGGGGCGGGTTCTGAACGGCGCGTTTGTCCCGGGGCACCCGATGGCGGGTGGAGAGCGTGGCGGGATGGAGTTTGCCCGCGCCGATCTCTTTGAGGGGGCGAGCTGGGCACTGACCCCGGACTCCTCCACACGGCCCGAGGCGGTGGAGCGGGTCAAGAAGCTCGTGGAGGGCTTGGGGGCCAAGGCGGTGACGATGACCCCTGAGGAGCACGACACGACTGTCGCGGCCACGAGTCACCTGCCGCACCTCATCGCCTACGCGCTCTCGGCGACCGTGGGGGAGAGCCCCAAGCTGGAGGGAGCATCGCTCAAAGACGCGCTCCGAGTGGCCAGCAGCGACCCCGAGCTCTGGCGGGAGATCTGCCTGATGAACCGCAAGCCCCTGGGGGATGCGCTGGACCGCTGTATCGGCGAGCTAGATGCGATGCTGAAGGCGCTGGATGCGGGCGATGCGGCGGCGCTGGAGGCTCTGCTGCGCAAGGGCTGGCGTAGCTAG